The Marasmius oreades isolate 03SP1 chromosome 9, whole genome shotgun sequence sequence GCGGGTTACTCGTATTTGATGATGGGCTTTACGTTCCCTTTCTTCTATACCAGTTTTGGTGAGTCATTATATTCCTCTCCAGACATATCTGCCTTACTGATAGCTTCTGAAAATTTTAAAGTCCTCTCATTGGCGGCCATGGCTCCTAGTTCACTGATAGCATCATTACTCTATTTCGGGCTTTTCACTTTTGCGGTCACTTTGTAGGTTTCTCCTTGCCCTCCCCCCACCTACGAATGGCTGACCGATGACTACCTACAATAGTACTGGCATGCTCCAGCCTTACCGTAGACTCGGGTGGTGGAAGTGGATGTATCGCGTCAACCCGTTCACCTATCTCGTCGAGGGGTTTGCGGGACAAGGTACGCCATGCATGGCCTTTTATTGTATTTATGATCAAATACTAATGCGACTCTTCACCTCCGTTGTTACAGCTGTTGGCCACGCTGAGCTTACTTGCTCCTCGATTGAACTAGTTCCTATCACACCTCCCTCGGGGATGTCGTGTCACCAATATCTTGATCCTTTCATTCAGAACGCTAGTGGCTACTTGGCGGACTCCACTCCTGGTTCAAGTTGTTTGTACTGTGCAGCACGTACGACGGACGAATTTCTCGATGCCAACTTCCACATACAGTACTCGCATCATTGGAGAGACCTCGGTGTAGTGTGGGGATATGTGGTGTTTAACGTATGTCTCGGGTTTTTTTATCGCATGCTTCTAATTATGGACTCGTTGTCCTTGGTTATACAGGTGGTAGCCATCTTCGTATTGACATATGTCTTCCGTATTCGGGGAATCAGGTTAAGAGGGTCTCATGACTAATTGGTACACTCGACGTCTTTTCGTTATACAGTTTCCCCCGGTCCGTGATTGTTCTCAGCAATTTCTTGATATTCCAACTATACCTCGCATCCAATGATTATATTGGGTGTTCCCCGTGCTAGTAATGATTTTTGAGGTATTCAAGTAACGAGTATTTGGGAATTGATCACGGTTTTAGCAGACATTCAACTTAGTTTACATTATACAGATTATCTCTCGTTCCCATGGTCGATTCTCGGTCACGATTACCAATCATGGTCACTTCTGTTTAGTCTTTGCCGCCACCTTTCTGATGCAACGATTGCCATCGCCAGTTCCACAGCACAAGACCGCGTATTATCGGTCGCGGATAATCTGTAAAAAATCGCCAGTTTCTCTCGCATTATCGGCCACACGTAATTTGCCGTAATCATTCGCTATTGTTCCATGCTGAGATGGCGAGATGTCATGCATCCTGCATCACTTCCTCGTCAGACTTGGCCAAGACTGCACGGTGGCACACATTTAGCGATGGGCGGGGTGTTGAGACTCAAGAGTTTAACCAAACGGGCCTTTCTTCTGGAGCACCGATGCATCTCTGCTTTGACGCAGCAATGACGCCAGTGCGCCAAGGCAGGAACGTAGTTGCGTTATTTCAGCTCAACTGAAGTTTTGAATCAGTATCCTTTCAATCAGTACAATTTTCATCTGGACTGATATTTGGTATTCCTTTTTGTACGAAATTGGTGATTTTACCACAAGCGGTTGACTTTTTGGCCTGCCATATAGATTGTTGAATCAGTTTCCAATGCTTTGCATCCAAAAACCATTCTGAACAGGCCACTTTCTGTTGTGTTTCCATATGTACtgaatgaaccagcttcAGATTCAAGCTGATTCATGTCCCGATGTATCTACATTCAGTATGCAAAATAAAGGGGTTCTAAACATTCCAAATTCGTTACTAAAACCTCAAATACTGAAGAACGGCTGTTGCTCTGAATTTTGCTGTTGTTGTGCAAAAGGATTGTGACCATGATTGCCAGTATTGACACTTTGTTGCGCCACCAGTCGTCCTGCGTCCGTATGCCCGTACCTGACGGCCACAATTGAATCAAAACCGTACTCAGAGAGAAGGGTTACCTACCGTAGAAGTCCGAGGTTGCCAAATGTGTCCTGACCACCCTCTCGGTCTGCGAAAAGATTGGCTAGTTCCTTGTTTTCGTTGGGGTTTGTCTTCACGGCCACCGGAAGATTGCCAGGACTTGGCGGCAATGAGCTTGAGGGTGCGGGCGACGGGCTCTTAAACGATGAAGGCGAGCTGAGATTGTTAAGTTGGCTGTGTTGATCATATGTTCCACGAATGTCGAAAGAGGGCTTGGAATTATTAGTCGGCGAGATTGGGGAAGAAATTGCTCGAGGGGCGAATGGATTGTTCGATCTGCGAATGATGTCATGTAATGATAACCCATCTCATTTACTACGATCATAGCTACCCACCCGAATCCAGTAGGCTGAGGTACGAGTGACTGCGTTGGATAGAAGGTGTGCTGTTGTTGGAGTTGTTGTTGCTTTAATAAGTGCTGCTGTCGCATCCATTCTtcttgctgctgctgcactTGTGCTGTCACTTGCTGTTGTTGGAATGCTTCTTGTTGACGAAGGAATTCAGCCTAGAATCCACGCTGTTAGAAACGTAGAATAGACTCCACGAAAACCAACCTGTGCAGCTTCTTGTTGCATTTGTTGTTGGTACGGATTGAAGGACGTAAATTGAGGCTGGAGTTGGGTCAATTGATGTTGAATTTGTGTGTACTGTGGTTGTAGACCGACAGTATATGGAGTAGGATCGCTAAGCGTTGTCATTGGGAATGTATTGGTGCTTTGTGAGGGATTGGGGGATGTTCTGTCAGTCCACATGAGTGAAGAGACGGTAGAAGTAGTGACGATGAACATACGTTTGGTTTTGTTCATCGAACAGGGTAGATGCATTCGAGTCTTCTACCGCCTTGCTTCTCtttgcctcctcctcctcgctTAGCTTGATCGCTTGCTGCAACTCTCTCTCCTCCGCCTTTAATTGTTCTTGTACAAGCGTCCGTTTACTTTCCTCTATAGCCTTCCTCAggtcatcttcatcattACTCGTTCCAGTGCTAGGGCCTCCCTTCCAACTCCGattctcatcttcctccattGCGTTGTAATGTTCATCGTTATCACCTTCCATGGTGGCCGAGCCTTTCAGCATACGATCTCGCATATGTGCTCGAGCGCGTCGCTCTTGTCGTAATCTTGCTTCATCGAGAAGCAGATTCGTGATATCCTTTGCCTTCTGTCGTACATTCCCTCCTTGATCCTTGCCGTTCTCGTCGATATATTGAAACTCTTTCAAGGTCTTGATGATGTAGATGTTATCGCGAAAGTAAATGACAACGTTCTCGGAGCCTTGATGAAGACAATAATCGAGCACCGTCAAACTCTAATGAACCATGAAAAACCGAGGATGTCTGCTTGGAATGAGAAGGGCACCTTGAAAACATGCCGCCAATTTTTGCCCTTATCATTCAACCGCTTGTCCAACATTTCCAGTATTTCCACGAAATCACCTCTGATAAGGAGAGCTGAGGATGACATTTCGCTTGAACAATGAATGCAAACCGACTGATTGTATGTCAATTGAGCGATCTCATTCATTTGAGTACCAGAGGGACCCCAAGGGTCATTCGATGTCGCATCGCGTACTTTTGCTTGTGTATCTGAGTAGCCCTTCGTATAATTCTTTGTGACACGAAGTGCAGCCTTCCCGAAGTGCTGCATGATTATTGACTAGAAGAAAGTTGCGGAGTTGTGACTGTCAATATTCGTAGTTACACGTTGCCCGGAATTGAGCACATTCGTCACTCACAAGCAATTCGGGCTAAACTATACAAATGGAATGAAATCTGGTATGTTTTCAGAGGATTCTCCGATAATGATCAACGTATGAGTGCACGGTCCATGGGCGTGAGAAAAAAATGGAACAGCAGTGTGCCACGTACGCCTGACACGTCACGCCTCGAAATATAAAAGCCACTTTCCAACTCCTACTCCTCAGTTCTTTTCCCCTCCTGCACTCCTCCACTATGTCCCGTCTTCCTAGACGTTCGGTGCAAGTACACTCGCGTGCTTTGCGCcttctcccttctctctCCTTTGTCTTCTTCACTTTTTTCACTCTCCTGTGTCTCTCTTCTCCATCTGTGAGGGCCGAGGAAGCCGCTAGTTCAGAATACGGAACAGTAATTGGTATTGGTACGTGTTTTACCAGCTCAGTCCCAGTACACGCTGTTGACCGAGGCGTTCAGATCTTGGAACGACGTACGTGTATACTCGATATTGACTGGGGCGTCTATAACTCACAAAATATTGGTTTAGTTATTCATGTGTCGGGTGAGTCCATTTCCCAGTTTATTACTTTGCATTTTGTTTTATTCCGAGCCTCGTCTAGTGTTCAGCGTGGTGGAAGGGTTGAAATTATCGCCAACGATCAGGGTAACCGAATCACCCCTTCATGGGTGTCTTTCTCGGAGGAAGAACGACTGTAAGTCCGTTCTGACATCAATCAGGAAACAGACATTTATCCTACCTTGTCTATAGTGTTGGTGACAGTGCCAAAAACGCTTACTCTACCAATCCCCAAAACACGGTCTTTGACGCGAAGCGTCTTATTGGTCGCAAGATGGATGACCCTGACATTAAGCGTGACATGAAGCACTGGCCGTTCGCGGTCAAAGAGAAGGGTGGAAAGCCCGTCATTTCGGTCGATTACAAGGGCGACAAACGTGATTTTGTGCGTTCTCTT is a genomic window containing:
- a CDS encoding uncharacterized protein (BUSCO:EOG09264881), encoding MQHFGKAALRVTKNYTKGYSDTQAKVRDATSNDPWGPSGTQMNEIAQLTYNQGDFVEILEMLDKRLNDKGKNWRHVFKSLTVLDYCLHQGSENVVIYFRDNIYIIKTLKEFQYIDENGKDQGGNVRQKAKDITNLLLDEARLRQERRARAHMRDRMLKGSATMEGDNDEHYNAMEEDENRSWKGGPSTGTSNDEDDLRKAIEESKRTLVQEQLKAEERELQQAIKLSEEEEAKRSKAVEDSNASTLFDEQNQTTNTFPMTTLSDPTPYTVGLQPQYTQIQHQLTQLQPQFTSFNPYQQQMQQEAAQAEFLRQQEAFQQQQVTAQVQQQQEEWMRQQHLLKQQQLQQQHTFYPTQSLVPQPTGFGSNNPFAPRAISSPISPTNNSKPSFDIRGTYDQHSQLNNLSSPSSFKSPSPAPSSSLPPSPGNLPVAVKTNPNENKELANLFADREGGQDTFGNLGLLRYGHTDAGRLVAQQSVNTGNHGHNPFAQQQQNSEQQPFFSI